Part of the uncultured Desulfobacter sp. genome, AAACCAGGCCGCTGCGGCATATGTATTGATCCACGCCATGATGGCTTCCTGTGACGGGTAATTTTCTTCACCGCTGATGACGCCCATGGCGCGCACCGGCCGCATGTTGGTGATCACTTTGACCTCCGGGTTGCCATAGCCCTTTATCACCCGCAGGGCCTCCACAGGTTCAAGGGATACCACCATATGTGCCCGGCCCAAGGGGATCTGGGGGGACAGGCTCCCCTTACCGGATATACGCAGATGGCTCATCACCGACCCGCCGCGCTGGGATGCACCAAAGGTTTCACCGATTGTGATGTCGAACCCCTGGCGGGACAGCATATCTCCAACCATCCGGCTGGCCAGAACATTTCCCTGGCCGCCGACACCGGTGATAATCAGATTGTAGGGGTCATGTTTCAATGTGATGTTGTTCATGATTTTTCCACCTTTTCCAGCGTGATTGCGTTGTGCGGGCAAACCTGGGCGCAAACACCGCAGCCGACACAGACGAATTCATCAATGCGTGTTTGTTTCTCCTCCGGGTCCCAGGTCAGGCCGGGGCATTTAAAAACTCGCGTGCAGAGCCGGTTGCAGCCACAGGATTCGGCCATGCATTTATCCGGATCCACCGTCACCTTCCACGACTTTTTGCCCTTGCGGGTCGGGCTGAGTGCACAGGCCTGCCGGAGCACCAGCACCCGGACGCCGCCGGCATCATCCAGCAAATCCGCCAGGGTTTGCCGGGTCTGGTCAAACTCAAACGGATCGGCAATCTCCACCCGCACGCCCATGGCCCGGCAAATGGCGGGAATGTCCATAGCCGGCAAGGGGCTCCCGTCTGCGCCAACGGGAATACCGGGATGGGGCTGGAAACCGGTCATGGCCGTGCCCGAATTGTCCAGTATCACCATGACCACGTCCGCCTGGTTATGAATCGCATTCACCAGACCCGGCATGGCGGTGTGAAAAAAGGTGGAATCTCCGCAAACCGCCATAACCGGCTGGTCCATGCCAAAACGCTGCAGTTTGCCGAACCCGGAGGCCATACCGATCCCCGATCCCATGGCGGCACACGTTTTCACGGCCTGAAACCCGCAGTCCGACACAGCCATGACGTAACAGCCGATGTCGCCGGCGATGAACCCCCGGCGGTTATCAAGCTTGATGGCTTCATGGAGCAGCCAGAAGGAGGCGCGGTGGGGACAGCCCGGGCAGAAGGCCATGGGCCGGCCCGGGATGCAGCCGTCCAGTTCTTTTGTGATGCTTGACCTGTAATCGTCATTGGCATCCTGTTCCGGCAGGTCAAGAACTTTCACCAGAGCCGTCATGACACGGTCCGGGTTAAGCTCATCCACCAGGGGAATGCTCTTATCCGCACGTCCGTGAAAGCGTGTTGGCCCGATGGCCTCGGCCCGCTGGGCAAACAGGGCCTTGATGTTGTCTTCCATGAAAGGCGTGCCCTCCTCGACGATCAGCACGCGGCCGGTGCACGTCAGATATTTCTCCACCAGGCGCGGTGGCAAGGGCCAGGTGGTGCCCAGTTTTAACAGCCCCACCCGCGCCTGGATACCCAGACTGTCGATGGCTTCCCGGCAGTAAAGGTTTGCCGCAGAACTGGTGATGACGAGCAGTTCCGGCTCGTTTGGTCCTGCGTAGGTGTTGAAGGGGCTCGTTTCGAAACACGCGATGGCCCGTTCCAACCCTTCCTGCTGACGAAGACGCTGAACAGGCGCTGTGCCGGGCAGGGTCATCACCGGCCCGGTCATCTGGTCGAAAAAATCGCCGTTATACTGGAAATCGGCCTTCACACGGGTTTCCGGCAGGTCCCCGACGACCACGTTGCCCGATGCGTGAGACATACGCGTCACACTGCGCAACATCACCACATTGTTGATGGTTTCGGAAAGCTCAAAGGCCCAGCGGGTCATCTCCTTGGCTTCCTGGAAATCCCCCGGTTCGATCAGGGGGAACTCCATCATTTTACTATAGGGGCGGGAGTCTCCTTCGTTGGTGCTGGAGAGGGATCCGGGATCCTCGCAGGTCACCAGCACCAGGCCACCCCGTGATCCGTATTCCGCCAGGTGAAGCAGAAAATCCGAGGCCACGTTCACCCCCACCTGCTTCATTGCACAAAGGGCACGCAGGCCGGAATACGACGCCGCTGCAGCCACTTCCAAGGATACTTTTTCGTTGGTGGACCACTCCACGTAAAGGCCCATCTCGTCGGCCACATCCCCCAGCGCTTTGGGAATTTCCGATGAGGGCGTACCGGGATATGCCGCCACCACATTGACTCCGGCCTCCAGCGCGCCCCGGGCAATGGCTTCGTTGCCCATCATTAAAAGGCGCTCGCCCTTATTTTTACTGCTCGTTATGATCGACATTCCGGCACCTCCATATTATTCAGGTTCGACTCGCCTCGTCTCTTTTACCCGCAGCAGCAGTTTTAAGCTTCTCCAGATTTCCCGGGGGAACCGGCTTGAATTCCAGAATGCCCTTTTCCCGGGCAAGATCTAAAAGTGCCTCGCCGGCCCGGCTTCTAACGATCACCTGGTTCCAGTGCCGGTCCACATCCCAGCCCTCGGGACTTCTGGCAGATCCCACCGAAATATCTGCGAACTCGGCAGTCATGTCCGTGCAGTAATCGCAACATTCACGAACACAGTCGTTGACCTGGGCAATGGGGATTTCGATCATGCCGTCACAGGTTTCCACCTGCATACAGGCGTGACTGGACGGGGGAATGTCCATGCCGAGAATTGTTTTGCCACAAGTTGCTTCAAGCACCATCTGCCTGAGCCGCCGCCAATCCAGGGTCCAGCCGCAAAACAGGCCGATCACCAGCTTGAGCCGCTCCATCCGGGAGGCGTCTGCTTCGGCCGGGTTGGTCCGCATCTTGGCCAGTGCCCGGGCTTGACAGGGGGTTGCCACAACCCCAAGCGGTTCGGGGCCTTGCGCCGAAACACGGTTGAATTCGGCCACCGACGGCGCGTTTCCGAATTTACTGCCGGCTGCCGCCAGCACCTCGTCGCGATTGTGGGCCGTTATGCTTTGGGGCAGCATGGGCATTTCCTCTTTGGCCACCACGCAGCCGTCTATCAGACCCTCTTCCAAGGCTAAACAAACCAGCGTGCTTACGGTGCCGCCGTGCTGGCTTCTTGAACAAATGTCGGAGGCTGTGGCCCGGGTCAGGTAAAGCCCCTTGAATGCCCCTATTTCTGGGGTGAGTTCGGCCGCGTCGAAAAAATTTTGACTAAGCCCGTCCCAATCGGTTTCCATACGTGGGCAATAGCGTCGGCAGTTCCCATCCTGGCGGTCGCATTCGAACAGCGCGACCGTTGCGCCCCGGTGGCTTCGCAGGTAGGGGCAAAGCCCCACGCACCCGCCGCAACCCGTACAAAGTCCGGTATCGATGATTGATGCGGAGACATTTGCCTGGCGTATATTTTTTTGTTCTGTCACCATATTCTTGTCCTTAGATTCAAATTTTCTTTTCAAACGTCATGATCGCTATGGAGTCTTCGATCCATGTTGCATAATATATGCTTTTTAAGATAGAAAATTGGTTTTTGTCAAATATACCGGGAATAAATTTACTTTTTATTTAGCAAAAGAGTAAGTTATTTAAATTTAAGATCCTGTTATCCGGACTTTACTGTTTCAATGTCGGTGATCATCGTTTTTTAACGTGGACTGAAGAATCGGGAAGATCTTAAAAGCCAGACAGAGTCCTGGTGAATTAAGGGCAAGCGTGAGAAGTAGACCAGACTCTACCCCAGGGATATGAGGACTTGTCCGGTGAAATCCAAAATTCGCACCAGAGGCGGTCAGCATCTATCATCATTAAAATCATCAAAGGACTTTACTGGTAAATAGTCTCAATCCAATACATGGCCTCGGTGTCGCTGACTTTTCCAAGATAGATAAGGCAACTTTTTTTATTGTGGCTTGTCTTGTGGGGACGGCGTCTGCATCCCTTAAATTTTCACCACTCCTGCATGTAAACTAAGGCAGGCTTCGTATGTTTTACCATCTTTGGTGGCCAGCTTCAGCTTTTTGGCAGTCACCCCTTTGGTCAAAAGTTGTTTGACCTGGGTTTTGGTGATTTTTCCGCCGAACATGGTTTTCCAAATGGTGAATTTGCACCCGCCGTTGGCTTCGCGCCAATTAACGCAGCCGTAGGCCTTTGGATTTTCAACCACATCGCCCCCGCATTTGGGGCATTTTCCAAGGGATGCCTTGTCCGGTGGCAGCGTTGCCGGGGTTTGGGCATATTTTTTGGACCGCAGGTTTTCCACACCCTGCCGGACCATTTTTTTTATCTGGCCATGAATTCCGGGTAGCTGGTTTTGCCTTGCTCCATTTCCTTGAGGCGTTGTTCCCATGCGCCCGTAAGTTCAGGTGAAACCAGATCGGGAAAGGAGGCTTCCACTACCTCCACCACATGGCGACCCGTTTCTGTGGCTATAAGTTTTTTGCCTTGTTTTGCCACATAGTTTCGGGAGATCAGGGCCTCAATGATCTGTGCCCGGGTTGCGGGAGTTCCTAACCCGTGTTCTTTGAGGGCTTCTTGCAGCGCTTCGTTTTCG contains:
- a CDS encoding indolepyruvate oxidoreductase subunit beta, whose amino-acid sequence is MNNITLKHDPYNLIITGVGGQGNVLASRMVGDMLSRQGFDITIGETFGASQRGGSVMSHLRISGKGSLSPQIPLGRAHMVVSLEPVEALRVIKGYGNPEVKVITNMRPVRAMGVISGEENYPSQEAIMAWINTYAAAAWFLDTTETATRLGNPIFGNVMLVGALAGTGELNLDRETFEAVVKSRMPASKVQVNLEAFDAGKELIDARTTATD
- a CDS encoding thiamine pyrophosphate-dependent enzyme, producing the protein MSIITSSKNKGERLLMMGNEAIARGALEAGVNVVAAYPGTPSSEIPKALGDVADEMGLYVEWSTNEKVSLEVAAAASYSGLRALCAMKQVGVNVASDFLLHLAEYGSRGGLVLVTCEDPGSLSSTNEGDSRPYSKMMEFPLIEPGDFQEAKEMTRWAFELSETINNVVMLRSVTRMSHASGNVVVGDLPETRVKADFQYNGDFFDQMTGPVMTLPGTAPVQRLRQQEGLERAIACFETSPFNTYAGPNEPELLVITSSAANLYCREAIDSLGIQARVGLLKLGTTWPLPPRLVEKYLTCTGRVLIVEEGTPFMEDNIKALFAQRAEAIGPTRFHGRADKSIPLVDELNPDRVMTALVKVLDLPEQDANDDYRSSITKELDGCIPGRPMAFCPGCPHRASFWLLHEAIKLDNRRGFIAGDIGCYVMAVSDCGFQAVKTCAAMGSGIGMASGFGKLQRFGMDQPVMAVCGDSTFFHTAMPGLVNAIHNQADVVMVILDNSGTAMTGFQPHPGIPVGADGSPLPAMDIPAICRAMGVRVEIADPFEFDQTRQTLADLLDDAGGVRVLVLRQACALSPTRKGKKSWKVTVDPDKCMAESCGCNRLCTRVFKCPGLTWDPEEKQTRIDEFVCVGCGVCAQVCPHNAITLEKVEKS
- a CDS encoding Coenzyme F420 hydrogenase/dehydrogenase, beta subunit C-terminal domain, with translation MVTEQKNIRQANVSASIIDTGLCTGCGGCVGLCPYLRSHRGATVALFECDRQDGNCRRYCPRMETDWDGLSQNFFDAAELTPEIGAFKGLYLTRATASDICSRSQHGGTVSTLVCLALEEGLIDGCVVAKEEMPMLPQSITAHNRDEVLAAAGSKFGNAPSVAEFNRVSAQGPEPLGVVATPCQARALAKMRTNPAEADASRMERLKLVIGLFCGWTLDWRRLRQMVLEATCGKTILGMDIPPSSHACMQVETCDGMIEIPIAQVNDCVRECCDYCTDMTAEFADISVGSARSPEGWDVDRHWNQVIVRSRAGEALLDLAREKGILEFKPVPPGNLEKLKTAAAGKRDEASRT
- a CDS encoding topoisomerase C-terminal repeat-containing protein, whose amino-acid sequence is MVRQGVENLRSKKYAQTPATLPPDKASLGKCPKCGGDVVENPKAYGCVNWREANGGCKFTIWKTMFGGKITKTQVKQLLTKGVTAKKLKLATKDGKTYEACLSLHAGVVKI